One stretch of Malus domestica chromosome 14, GDT2T_hap1 DNA includes these proteins:
- the LOC114821197 gene encoding uncharacterized protein, producing MDSNSEYETEARTMALRQARPSLHRARSSVVESSDSEPDGRPQSRPATTPHPPPKAQCLSQATSEGSGRSHRPSRATEVSGISIPWPQRVAVAESFHPAPAEVTHVDPAAPAFDYTGMTPSPLASLPTTTSLPELVREFGQIMTKLRSTRRPSEPQHLQDQRRIFREWMQRDFSAFFSLKALQDAEIALTKLYQAQQMTKVQYESFVSFFENLRALRDQHHKAERQANMVRCYKEKHIRTSITLQQLVDEGSSMEDRIIVVVAEIQKLEEQLLALKAEQMTLSSKLYKKLEEVKKVNHEVEESEAQLANSNIALEEPGRIFTIMQTYHSRIAALAKDVNLLI from the exons ATGGATTCCAACAGTGAATATGAGACAGAAGCAAGGACCATGGCTCTTCGTCAGGCAAGACCTTCTCTTCATCGGGCAAGATCTTCTGTTGTAGAATCTTCTGATTCTGAGCCCGATGGGAGGCCCCAATCTAGACCAGCTACAACACCACATCCTCCTCCCAAAGCACAATGCCTTTCTCAG GCCACTAGTGAGGGCTCGGGCAGGTCTCATCGACCTTCTCGAGCTACTGAAGTTTCAGGGATTTCAATCCCTTGGCCTCAAAGGGTTGCAGTTGCTGAATCCTTTCATCCTGCTCCTGCTGAGGTTACCCATGTTGACCCTGCTGCTCCTGCTTTTGATTACACTGGCATGACACCTTCTCCTTTGGCTTCTCTTCCAACCACGACCTCTTTGCCTGAACTAGTTAGAGAGTTCGGGCAAATTATGACGAAGCTGAGATCCACAAGGCGCCCTTCTGAGCCTCAACATCTTCAAGATCAGCGCAGGATCTTCAGAGAATGGATGCAAAGGGACTTTTCTGCCTTCTTTAGCCTTAAGGCTCTTCAAGATGCTGAGATAGCTCTCACTAAATTATACCAAGCTCAGCAGATGACTAAGGTGCAATATGAGTCCTTCGTTTCTTTCTTTGAAAATCTAAGGGCCTTGAGGGATCAACATCATAAGGCCGAGAGGCAAGCCAACATGGTGAGGTGCTACAAGGAGAAGCACATTCGGACCTCCATTACTCTGCAGCAGCTGGTGGATGAGGGCTCGTCCATGGAGGATCGGATAATAGTGGTAGTTGCCGAGATCCAAAAATTGGAGGAACAACTTTTGGCTCTGAAGGCTGAGCAGATGACTCTCTCGAGCAAGCTATACAAGAAGCTCGAGGAAGTGAAGAAAGTAAACCACGAAGTGGAGGAGTCTGAAGCCCAGCTAGCCAACAGCAATATAGCTTTAGAAGAGCCGGGTCGCATTTTTACCATCATGCAAACTTATCATTCTAGGATAGCTGCCTTGGCTAAAGATGTAAACTTGTTAATTTAG
- the LOC139191507 gene encoding uncharacterized protein, translated as MLSKPMLIGRIGKWILALSEFNFQYVPQRAVKGQTIADFLAEHQESRDEIINIPGTVEVTNVWIPPGKGISGKEEWIQQEIRIVAGLWITHWKLYFDGSYTHKASGAGVVIINHQGIYHYYSFLLDYQGNTNNRAEYEALIIGLEILMDLGAMEVEVFGDSELVINQLNGEFNCRHITMAGYYLAATQLLSYWDSEISVSHVPRGANLAANEMAQLASGMPVQERRYGLDVEIQRRNLPSILERGFSLDIMVQETEKEDWRSPITLHLKDPSSPTSKKNRHQATKYVLWAKDLLRKTPDGLLLKCLGQEESMRVMAEVHEGIYPASSKGHTFIIVATDYFTKWVEASTVKSITSATIKNFIETKILHRFGVPETIVTD; from the exons atgCTGTCAAAGCCAATGTTAATAGGGAGGATTGGGAaatggattctagcattatcagaattCAACTTCCAGTATGTTCCCCAAAGGGCAGTAAAAGGCCAAACAATTGCTGACTTCTTGGCGGAGCATCAAGAATCTCGagatgagataatcaatatACCAGGAACCGTGGAAGTTACTAATGTTTGGATCCCGCCAGGTAAAGGGATATCGGGCAAAGAAGAGTGGATCCAGCAGGAGATAAGAATAGTGGCTGGTTTGTGGATTACTCATTGGAAgctgtattttgatggttcttaTACTCATAAGGCTTCAGGAGCTGGGGTTGTGATTATCAATCATCAggggatttatcattattactcaTTTCTTTTGGATTATCAAGGGAATACCAACAATCGGGCAGAGTACGAGGCCTTAATAATTGGtttggaaatcttgatggatctgGGGGCAATGGAAGTTgaggtgtttggtgattcagaatTGGTAATAAACCAGCTAAATGGGGAGTTCAATTGCAGACATATCACCATGGCCGGATATTATTTGGCGGCTACGCAATTGCTGAGTTATTGGGATTCTGAGATATCGGTGAGTCATGTTCCCCGGGGAGCCAACTTAGCAGCCAATGAGATGGCGCAATTAGCCTCAGGCATGCCAGTACAGGAGAGAAGATATGGGTTAGATGTCGAGATTCAAAGGAGAAATCTTCCTTCTATCCTGGAAAGGGGATTCAGCCTGGATATAATGGTTCAGGAGACTGAGAAAGAAGATTGGAGATCGCCCATCACCCTTCATTTGAAAGATCCCTCTTCACCTACCAGCAAGAAGAACCGACATCAAGCAACtaagtatgtcttatgggcgaaAGACTTACTAAGGAAAACTCCAGACGGGTTATTACTGAAATGCCTAGGCCAAGAAGAATCTATGCGagtaatggccgaagtacatgaagga atATATCCAGCTTCTAGTAAGGGGCACactttcataattgtggcaacggattacttcaccaaatgggtggaagcatcgACGGTAAAATCCATAACCTCAGCCACAATTAAGAATTTCATTGAGACCAAGATTCTGCATAGATTTGGGGTGCCCGAAACTATTGTGACTGATTGA
- the LOC139191504 gene encoding uncharacterized protein — protein sequence MVFSSPTISLANHLKPIYVTTHLERVPFRRILIDGGAAVNVLLAKQMKKLGRGTEDLIPTDLTVSGFSGAITKTLGILPLEVDLGSKQIMLAFFVVDCTSTYGALLGRD from the coding sequence ATGGTGTTCAGCAGCCCGACCATTTCACTTGCCAATCATCTGAAACCCATATATGTAACAACTCATCTGGAGAGGGTGCCCTTCAGAAGGATTTTGATTGATGGAGGGGCAGCTGTTAATGTATTACTAGCTAAGCAGATGAAAAAATTGGGGAGAGGCACAGAGGATCTTATTCCTACAGACCTCACAGTTTCTGGTTTCTCGGGCGCTATCACCAAGACTCTTGGGATATTGCCTTTGGAAGTAGATCTGGGGTCTAAACAGATTATGCTGGCGttctttgtggtggactgcACCTCCACCTATGGAGCCTTACTTGGAAGGGATTAG